From a region of the Burkholderia lata genome:
- a CDS encoding aminotransferase class V-fold PLP-dependent enzyme: MSDTTTLHYLDYAATTPADPRVIEAMTACLGFDGIFGNPASSSHAAGRLAKDKVEQARAQVAALIGADADEIVWTSGATESNNLALKGYAENATGKRHLVTSRIEHKAILDTMANLSKHGSSVTFLTPTRDGEITVDAVAAAIGPDTGLVSLMLVNNELGTLTDIGAISRIVHDAGALLHVDAAQALGKTPIDVRALGIDMLSMSAHKVYGPKGIGALFVRRDIADRIAPQIHGGGHERGLRSGTLATHQIVGMGVACELAADKLDGETARIAALGARLTDALVALGDVTQNAAAARRIPHTLSLTVNAPGFFPFMLGEALAVSSTSACNSTSGAPSHVLTAIGLDAETAGRTVRVSFGRFTTEQDVDFAIACFRHAIEQCRATAANGFSASRQITPADLKAIRNAGFRSVICNRPDGEGDEHPAFDEIAAAARELGLEARYLPVERDRIGDAEIDAFGELVDTLQKPVLAYCRSGNRSGMLWNRLSARRMA, encoded by the coding sequence ATGAGCGACACCACCACGCTGCACTACCTCGACTACGCCGCCACGACCCCCGCCGATCCGCGCGTGATCGAAGCGATGACGGCCTGCCTCGGCTTCGACGGCATCTTCGGCAACCCCGCATCGAGCTCGCATGCCGCCGGCCGGCTGGCGAAAGACAAGGTCGAACAGGCACGCGCACAAGTCGCCGCGCTGATCGGCGCGGATGCCGACGAGATCGTCTGGACGTCCGGCGCCACCGAATCGAACAACCTCGCGCTGAAGGGCTATGCGGAAAACGCGACCGGCAAGCGCCACCTGGTCACGAGCCGCATCGAGCACAAGGCCATTCTCGACACGATGGCGAACCTGTCGAAGCACGGCTCGTCGGTCACGTTCCTGACGCCCACCCGCGACGGCGAGATCACCGTCGACGCGGTCGCTGCCGCGATCGGCCCCGATACGGGCCTCGTGTCGCTGATGCTCGTGAACAACGAGCTCGGCACGCTGACCGATATTGGCGCAATCTCGCGCATCGTGCATGACGCGGGCGCGCTGCTCCACGTCGACGCCGCGCAGGCGCTCGGCAAGACGCCGATCGACGTGCGCGCGCTCGGCATCGACATGCTGTCGATGTCCGCGCACAAGGTGTACGGCCCGAAGGGCATCGGCGCGCTGTTCGTGCGCCGCGACATCGCGGACCGGATCGCCCCGCAGATTCACGGCGGCGGGCACGAGCGCGGCTTGCGCTCGGGCACGCTCGCGACGCATCAGATCGTCGGCATGGGCGTCGCATGCGAACTGGCCGCTGACAAGCTCGACGGCGAAACCGCACGGATCGCAGCGCTCGGCGCCCGCCTGACGGACGCGCTGGTCGCGCTCGGCGATGTCACGCAGAACGCGGCCGCCGCGCGCCGCATCCCGCACACGCTGAGCCTGACGGTGAATGCGCCGGGCTTCTTCCCGTTCATGCTCGGCGAAGCGCTCGCCGTGTCGTCGACGTCCGCGTGCAACTCGACCAGCGGCGCACCGTCCCACGTGCTGACCGCGATCGGCCTCGATGCGGAGACGGCAGGCCGCACCGTGCGCGTGAGCTTCGGCCGCTTCACGACGGAGCAGGATGTCGACTTCGCGATCGCCTGCTTCCGCCACGCGATCGAACAGTGTCGCGCGACGGCGGCGAACGGGTTCTCCGCGTCGCGGCAGATCACGCCGGCCGACCTGAAGGCGATCCGCAATGCCGGCTTCCGCTCGGTCATCTGCAATCGTCCGGACGGCGAAGGCGACGAACATCCGGCGTTCGATGAAATCGCCGCGGCAGCCCGCGAACTGGGCCTCGAAGCGCGCTATCTGCCGGTCGAGCGCGACCGCATCGGCGATGCGGAGATCGATGCCTTCGGTGAACTGGTCGACACGCTGCAGAAGCCGGTGCTCGCATACTGCCGCAGCGGCAACCGCTCCGGCATGCTGTGGAATCGCTTGTCCGCCCGGCGTATGGCGTGA
- a CDS encoding DJ-1/PfpI family protein, whose amino-acid sequence MRVWKTGGAVLLAGAMLGACAAGRTAPAKAEDALPVARALTIGVPKAGRTRPLVAIVADNAGTETTDFIVPYAILKTSGAVDVVTVSADEGEVELMPALRMLADMTVERFDAATPAGADVVIVPALHRADSPVVLAWLRKQAVAGATMVAICDGAEVLANAGLLRHRTATSHWYSRDGLRRRFADTTWVDDRRYVMDGNVMTTTGVSASIPASLALVSALAGPAAARETARRVGVQTWSDVHDGRRFALTARAVTVALTNRVAFWRHETFDLPVENGFDELSVVLTADAWARTWRSDVVATADTRVIASRHGLRLLAQPPNARHVSVTTPAARRGESVLPGVLGDIAARYGDATSGWVALQLEYPK is encoded by the coding sequence ATGCGGGTATGGAAGACAGGCGGCGCAGTGCTGCTCGCGGGCGCGATGCTGGGCGCGTGCGCAGCGGGGCGGACGGCACCGGCGAAGGCGGAGGACGCACTGCCGGTCGCACGCGCGCTGACGATCGGCGTGCCGAAAGCGGGCCGCACGCGGCCGCTTGTAGCGATCGTCGCGGACAACGCTGGAACCGAGACGACCGATTTCATCGTGCCGTACGCGATTCTGAAGACGTCCGGTGCGGTCGATGTCGTCACCGTGTCGGCCGACGAAGGCGAGGTCGAACTGATGCCCGCGCTGCGCATGCTGGCCGATATGACGGTCGAACGGTTCGATGCCGCAACGCCTGCGGGGGCCGATGTCGTGATCGTGCCCGCGCTGCATCGCGCGGACAGCCCGGTGGTATTGGCGTGGCTGCGCAAGCAGGCCGTTGCCGGCGCGACGATGGTGGCGATCTGCGATGGCGCGGAAGTCCTCGCGAATGCGGGCCTGCTGCGGCATCGCACGGCGACGTCCCACTGGTATTCGCGCGACGGCCTGCGCCGCCGCTTTGCCGATACGACGTGGGTCGACGATCGACGCTACGTGATGGACGGCAACGTCATGACGACGACCGGCGTGTCGGCGTCGATTCCCGCTTCGCTGGCCTTGGTGAGTGCGCTGGCCGGGCCGGCAGCGGCGCGCGAGACGGCGCGGCGCGTCGGCGTGCAGACATGGAGCGATGTTCACGACGGCCGCCGGTTCGCGTTGACTGCGCGTGCGGTGACGGTCGCGTTGACGAACCGCGTCGCGTTCTGGCGGCACGAGACGTTCGATCTTCCGGTCGAAAACGGGTTTGACGAGCTGTCGGTTGTGTTGACCGCCGACGCATGGGCGCGAACCTGGCGCAGTGACGTCGTCGCGACGGCGGACACGCGCGTGATCGCGTCAAGGCACGGGCTGCGGTTGCTGGCGCAGCCGCCGAATGCCCGGCATGTGAGCGTGACGACGCCGGCCGCCCGGCGTGGGGAATCCGTGCTGCCCGGTGTGCTCGGCGACATCGCGGCCCGCTACGGCGATGCGACATCGGGCTGGGTCGCGTTGCAGCTGGAGTATCCGAAGTAG
- a CDS encoding GlxA family transcriptional regulator → MSQSTCSARDIVVVGFEGVQSLDITGPMEVFAVANRYLPDHAVPYRLTLASQHGDDIVTHAGLRLAGTVALAALPARIDTIVVAGGDEAALRHAASEAGVLPWLRTRIADTRRIASICTGAFVLAAGGWLDGKRATTHWNRCAMLQALCPDARIEPDAIYVSDPPFHTSAGVTAGIDLCLALVEADCGAPTALAVARELVLFMHRPGGQAQFSVGLGSLASATPRMRTLLAEIADDPAGDLGVAALAARMHMSERSFARHFLKETGRSPAQFVLAARVERAKALLERADWPLERIAERSGFGSVDALQRAFAKQVGVSPRDYRARFGVHPHPDRQRTA, encoded by the coding sequence ATGTCCCAGTCAACCTGTTCGGCACGCGACATCGTTGTCGTCGGCTTCGAAGGCGTCCAGTCGCTCGACATCACGGGCCCGATGGAAGTGTTCGCGGTCGCGAACCGTTACCTGCCCGACCATGCCGTGCCGTACCGGCTCACGCTCGCGTCGCAACACGGGGACGACATCGTCACGCATGCGGGCTTGCGGCTCGCCGGTACCGTCGCGCTGGCGGCGCTGCCGGCGCGGATCGACACGATCGTCGTCGCCGGCGGCGATGAAGCGGCGCTGCGACACGCGGCGTCGGAAGCCGGCGTGCTGCCGTGGCTGCGCACGCGGATCGCGGACACGCGGCGCATCGCGAGCATCTGCACGGGAGCGTTCGTGCTCGCCGCGGGCGGATGGCTGGACGGCAAGCGCGCGACCACGCACTGGAACCGGTGCGCGATGCTGCAGGCACTCTGTCCCGACGCGCGGATCGAGCCCGACGCGATCTACGTCAGCGACCCGCCGTTCCATACGTCGGCCGGCGTGACGGCCGGCATCGATCTGTGTCTTGCACTGGTCGAGGCGGATTGCGGTGCGCCGACCGCGCTCGCGGTCGCACGCGAACTCGTGTTGTTCATGCACCGGCCCGGCGGGCAGGCACAGTTCAGCGTCGGGCTCGGCTCGCTGGCCAGCGCAACGCCGCGCATGCGTACCCTGCTTGCCGAGATCGCCGACGATCCGGCCGGCGATCTCGGCGTCGCCGCGCTGGCCGCACGGATGCACATGAGCGAACGCTCGTTTGCGCGCCACTTCCTCAAGGAAACCGGGCGATCACCCGCGCAATTCGTACTGGCAGCACGGGTCGAGCGCGCGAAGGCGCTGCTCGAGCGGGCCGACTGGCCGCTCGAACGCATCGCCGAACGGTCGGGATTCGGCAGTGTCGACGCGCTACAGCGCGCATTCGCGAAACAGGTCGGCGTCTCGCCGCGCGACTATCGCGCGCGCTTCGGCGTGCATCCCCACCCCGACAGACAGCGGACCGCTTAG
- a CDS encoding LysR family transcriptional regulator produces MDVSQRTRAILSFVHAADGGSFAAAGRMLGITSAAVSKNVAGLEQALGVRLMNRTTRTLKLTDEGSVFLREARIALDALDSAVDSIVAQRLGPQGRVRISTSAAFGREHLQPVLPGLLARYPGLSVEADFDDRIVDVVRDGYDIVIRGGNIHDSALVSRPIFRMNTVLVASPAYLASHGIPRAPDDLGAHRLIARRFLGGEVSTWSFRMRGGSIVAVDPGDTAPLTFSAPEAVLQAAHDGLGIAEVGVHLAWAHLRAGSLKVLLHRHHLPGTYEMAMQYPHRALKASRVQATVDYLLDAFASNESLHVPLKALDAYGA; encoded by the coding sequence TTGGATGTGTCACAACGGACGCGTGCGATCCTGTCGTTCGTGCATGCGGCCGACGGCGGCAGCTTTGCAGCGGCCGGGCGGATGCTCGGCATCACGTCGGCCGCCGTCAGCAAGAACGTCGCCGGCCTGGAGCAGGCGCTTGGCGTGCGGCTGATGAACCGCACCACACGCACGCTGAAGCTCACCGATGAAGGCAGCGTGTTCCTGCGCGAGGCGCGCATCGCTCTGGACGCGCTCGATTCGGCGGTCGACAGCATCGTCGCGCAGCGGCTCGGGCCGCAAGGGCGCGTGCGCATCTCGACGAGCGCTGCGTTCGGGCGCGAGCACCTGCAACCGGTGCTGCCCGGGTTGCTGGCGCGCTACCCCGGTTTGTCGGTGGAGGCCGATTTCGACGACCGGATCGTCGACGTCGTGCGCGACGGTTACGACATCGTCATTCGGGGTGGCAACATTCACGATTCCGCACTGGTATCGCGGCCGATCTTTCGCATGAATACGGTGCTGGTTGCGTCACCCGCCTATCTGGCGAGTCACGGTATTCCGCGAGCACCGGACGATCTGGGCGCGCACCGGCTGATTGCACGCAGGTTTCTAGGCGGTGAGGTGTCGACGTGGAGCTTCAGGATGCGCGGCGGGAGCATCGTGGCGGTCGATCCGGGCGACACGGCGCCGCTGACGTTCTCGGCGCCGGAGGCTGTGCTGCAGGCCGCGCATGACGGCCTCGGCATCGCGGAGGTCGGTGTGCATCTCGCGTGGGCGCATCTGCGCGCCGGCTCGCTGAAGGTGTTGCTGCACCGCCATCATTTGCCCGGCACCTACGAAATGGCGATGCAGTATCCGCATCGCGCATTGAAGGCGTCGCGCGTGCAGGCGACGGTCGACTATCTGCTCGACGCGTTTGCTTCGAACGAAAGCCTGCATGTGCCGTTGAAGGCGCTGGATGCGTACGGCGCGTGA
- a CDS encoding flavodoxin family protein has product MLATIVFDSGHGHTERQAQAVAEGVRRVPGAEVRLIAVADGAIPWDALAASDAIIFGSPTYNASISSRLKKFMEDSTRPAWIPQAWRNKIAAGFTNSGAQHGDKLNALMTMTLFAAQHGMIWVGLDLFAGTAANERNRIGGWLGAMAQSDDVSPELSPIASDLETAAHLGQRVAELATRFAASA; this is encoded by the coding sequence ATGCTTGCCACCATCGTTTTCGACAGCGGTCACGGTCACACCGAGCGACAGGCGCAAGCCGTCGCGGAAGGCGTGCGGCGCGTACCGGGCGCGGAAGTGCGGCTCATCGCGGTCGCCGACGGCGCGATTCCGTGGGATGCGCTCGCCGCGAGCGACGCGATCATCTTCGGCTCGCCGACGTACAACGCGTCGATCAGCTCGCGGCTCAAGAAGTTCATGGAAGATTCGACGCGCCCCGCGTGGATTCCGCAAGCCTGGCGCAACAAGATCGCGGCCGGCTTCACCAACTCCGGCGCGCAGCACGGCGACAAGCTGAACGCGCTGATGACGATGACGCTGTTCGCGGCGCAACACGGGATGATCTGGGTCGGGCTCGACCTGTTCGCCGGCACCGCGGCAAACGAGCGCAACCGGATCGGCGGCTGGCTCGGCGCGATGGCGCAGTCCGACGACGTGTCGCCGGAACTGTCGCCGATCGCCAGCGACCTCGAAACCGCCGCGCACCTCGGGCAGCGCGTCGCCGAACTGGCGACGCGGTTCGCGGCCAGCGCATAA
- a CDS encoding RNA-directed DNA polymerase, with amino-acid sequence MLLPTLRGHATFGVDVRHTQKITGHGMTNKTDKYAALAPRIEYLSDVVVLSQAWKKTHTYIRHHNWYADTLELDCSAVNLDGELSQWSAELRDGTYTPKAARLVPAPKSDPWVFGDAEINGWAPVSSSEHFLRPLAHVGIREQTIATAAMLCLADCVESAQGDTSLDALDAQKAGVFSYGNRLFCSWTDQGARARFSWGNSNVYSRYFQDYQSFVERPLLIAQSAVLSGQDALTLFVIKLDLSAFYDNINIEGLVEKLTELYWRYSETIAPTAKTSSARFWATLAKSLSIGWQVEDAKWAPYLKGQKLPSGLPQGLVSSGFFANAYLVDFDEAVGESIGRSFNRRGVKFRLHDYCRYVDDVRLVVSCDKQVPSEEELGLALTEWVQARLDSKANDVEFEERLVVNEQKTEVQPFASLGGESGTAARMKSLQSQLSGPFDIAALQHVEAGLNGLLAQAELGTAAKQKVDGGRNLPPLASVVRPKREVRDDTLTRFAAYRLTKALKLRRKMTDLTQDEEAGLSRNILLHDLEVAARRLVAAWSLNPGLAQVLTYALDLFPCPELLKTITDALLTKVLGTQEDAYSTGTALYTLAQLFRAGASQTGKYWESDGSLQVGDVERYRLELGQLARMLIDEGVLPWYVRQQALLLLASLSQVITLDTSFDELPYHRSLHEFIGKRVDEGLPHIEETIAVSLVGHQLLRDDAHYAMWFAALSRQSTRKDRLIALELLAQNQPHLLRVIAASRSNRQLAAEPAFQSIVRYFSSFKEPEDECALVDGEWLSFGDIVKMRDTPFHEENALLQLAFALADAVSRTDELPEQWTPQTIQVRCEDWALLSDPRGMPRLSIRIGPTRGRRDPRYRTPEWCNSEDAILYAIGRVIRCAATGELDFTARQWLLREENIGWYRGISSTWKKRQIGMLNTSVAMAGTTAAITPWFSELLLRLLRWPGLQAQLETSSSVGVVTDAAMLRDLVHERLKAQAALFGKSSNLPIYVYPVDWPIDESRLLRVCVIQGLLPTTKDFDGGLASLHKEGFRARQRNHTASILYLAYQQLQARDSVLGKDHKPYVDLVVLPEYSIHLDDQDLMRAFSDATGAMIFYGLCGATHPVTSEPINAARWLVPQRRNGGRSWVEVDQGKKYPTTEEETLGVKPWRPHQVVIELSSGGAGKFRISGAICYDATDISLPADLRDVSHMFIVSAMNKDVKTFDSMVGMLRYHMYQHILVANAGEFGGSTAQAPYEQEHKRLISHNHGSDQISVSVFDVDINHFGPNLQATKVTLDPSGKKKRIGKTPPAGLMRDSVQ; translated from the coding sequence ATGCTCTTGCCAACGTTACGCGGACATGCCACCTTTGGTGTCGATGTTCGCCATACGCAAAAAATAACGGGACACGGCATGACTAATAAGACAGATAAGTACGCAGCTCTAGCTCCGAGAATCGAGTATCTCAGCGATGTAGTTGTGCTCTCACAGGCATGGAAGAAGACGCATACTTACATCCGGCATCACAACTGGTATGCCGACACGCTGGAACTAGACTGTTCGGCTGTAAACCTTGACGGAGAGCTTAGTCAATGGTCCGCGGAGCTGCGAGACGGAACGTACACTCCTAAGGCCGCTCGCCTTGTGCCGGCTCCCAAAAGCGATCCATGGGTGTTCGGTGATGCGGAGATAAATGGGTGGGCACCCGTGTCATCGAGTGAGCATTTCTTGCGCCCTCTTGCTCATGTGGGAATTAGGGAGCAGACGATAGCTACAGCCGCTATGTTGTGTCTCGCTGATTGTGTTGAGTCGGCACAAGGCGATACGTCACTAGACGCATTGGATGCGCAGAAGGCTGGTGTCTTCAGTTACGGAAACCGACTGTTCTGTTCGTGGACAGATCAAGGGGCTCGCGCGCGCTTTTCGTGGGGAAATTCAAATGTATACAGTCGATATTTTCAGGACTATCAGAGTTTTGTCGAGAGACCGCTGCTCATCGCGCAGAGCGCCGTCCTGAGTGGACAAGATGCTCTCACTTTGTTTGTCATAAAGCTAGATTTGAGCGCTTTCTACGACAACATCAATATAGAAGGACTCGTCGAGAAGTTGACGGAGCTTTATTGGCGGTACAGCGAGACGATCGCTCCGACAGCGAAAACATCCAGTGCGCGATTCTGGGCCACTCTTGCGAAATCCCTGTCAATTGGATGGCAGGTCGAGGACGCGAAATGGGCGCCGTATCTGAAGGGACAAAAGCTTCCATCAGGGCTGCCGCAGGGGCTGGTATCAAGTGGATTCTTCGCCAACGCGTATCTAGTGGATTTCGATGAGGCCGTCGGGGAATCAATAGGTCGATCTTTCAATCGTCGGGGCGTGAAATTTCGGCTGCACGACTACTGTAGATACGTTGATGATGTGAGGCTTGTTGTCTCTTGTGACAAACAAGTACCAAGCGAAGAAGAACTTGGACTCGCACTGACTGAATGGGTCCAGGCACGGCTTGATTCTAAAGCGAATGATGTTGAGTTTGAGGAGCGACTCGTAGTAAACGAGCAGAAGACGGAAGTTCAACCGTTTGCATCTCTTGGTGGAGAGTCTGGGACGGCAGCACGTATGAAGTCGCTACAGAGCCAGCTTAGTGGTCCGTTCGATATCGCAGCGCTACAGCACGTCGAGGCAGGACTCAATGGTTTGCTGGCTCAGGCTGAGTTGGGGACAGCAGCTAAGCAGAAGGTTGACGGTGGCAGAAATTTACCGCCTCTAGCATCCGTGGTGCGTCCAAAGCGCGAGGTGCGTGACGACACGTTGACTCGATTTGCAGCCTATCGGTTGACAAAGGCCCTGAAGCTACGCAGAAAGATGACGGATCTCACCCAAGATGAGGAAGCCGGACTTTCGCGAAATATTCTCCTGCATGACCTGGAGGTTGCTGCGAGGCGACTCGTTGCTGCGTGGTCCCTGAATCCAGGTCTCGCACAAGTCCTCACTTATGCCCTAGATCTGTTTCCGTGTCCTGAGTTGCTAAAAACCATAACGGATGCACTTCTGACAAAGGTTCTCGGAACGCAGGAGGATGCATACTCGACTGGAACAGCCTTGTATACGCTTGCTCAACTATTTCGAGCGGGGGCGTCCCAGACGGGAAAATACTGGGAGAGTGATGGTTCCCTGCAAGTCGGCGACGTAGAGCGCTATCGGCTGGAGCTCGGGCAACTGGCGCGGATGCTTATTGATGAGGGAGTTCTTCCATGGTACGTCCGACAGCAGGCACTGCTGTTGCTCGCGTCGCTGAGCCAGGTCATCACGCTTGATACGAGCTTCGACGAGTTACCCTACCACCGAAGCTTGCATGAGTTCATTGGTAAGCGCGTGGATGAAGGACTTCCACACATTGAGGAAACAATTGCGGTGTCGTTGGTCGGTCATCAGCTACTGCGCGATGATGCGCACTATGCGATGTGGTTTGCGGCCTTATCGAGGCAGTCGACGCGCAAGGATCGCCTTATAGCATTGGAGCTACTCGCGCAAAATCAGCCACACTTGCTGCGGGTAATCGCAGCGAGCCGCAGTAATCGGCAGCTTGCTGCTGAACCGGCTTTCCAAAGCATTGTCCGATATTTTTCGAGCTTCAAGGAACCGGAAGACGAATGTGCGTTGGTCGACGGCGAATGGCTATCTTTCGGTGACATCGTCAAGATGCGTGATACGCCATTCCACGAGGAGAACGCGCTGTTGCAGCTTGCGTTCGCACTTGCAGATGCGGTGTCTCGCACGGATGAACTGCCCGAGCAATGGACGCCTCAGACGATACAGGTGAGATGTGAAGACTGGGCGCTTTTGAGCGATCCGCGTGGTATGCCGCGACTATCGATACGGATTGGACCAACTCGTGGTCGCAGGGATCCACGCTATAGAACACCGGAATGGTGTAACTCAGAGGATGCGATTCTGTATGCAATCGGAAGAGTTATTCGATGTGCCGCCACTGGGGAGTTGGACTTCACAGCGCGCCAATGGTTGCTTCGAGAAGAGAACATTGGCTGGTATCGAGGTATTTCCAGTACGTGGAAGAAGCGCCAAATAGGTATGTTGAATACGTCCGTCGCTATGGCCGGGACAACTGCGGCCATAACGCCGTGGTTCTCGGAGCTTTTACTTCGGCTGCTACGCTGGCCGGGACTACAAGCTCAATTGGAAACAAGTAGCAGCGTTGGTGTCGTCACCGATGCGGCCATGTTACGAGACCTTGTGCATGAGCGCTTGAAGGCACAGGCTGCCTTGTTTGGAAAAAGCTCAAATCTCCCCATTTACGTCTATCCGGTCGATTGGCCCATTGACGAGTCGAGATTGCTACGCGTCTGCGTCATTCAAGGCTTGCTGCCAACCACCAAGGATTTCGATGGAGGTTTGGCGAGTTTGCACAAGGAGGGATTCCGGGCTAGACAAAGAAACCACACCGCATCAATCCTTTATCTCGCGTATCAGCAACTGCAAGCTCGTGATTCTGTACTCGGTAAGGATCACAAGCCTTACGTTGACTTGGTCGTGTTGCCGGAATATAGCATTCATCTTGACGACCAAGATCTGATGAGGGCGTTTTCGGATGCCACTGGTGCAATGATTTTTTATGGATTATGTGGTGCAACTCATCCAGTCACGAGCGAACCGATCAATGCGGCGCGTTGGTTAGTGCCACAACGTAGAAATGGAGGGCGTTCGTGGGTTGAAGTTGATCAAGGGAAGAAGTATCCGACTACCGAAGAAGAGACCCTCGGGGTTAAACCGTGGAGGCCTCATCAGGTGGTCATTGAGCTTTCCTCTGGAGGTGCTGGAAAGTTTCGGATTTCTGGTGCGATTTGCTACGATGCAACCGACATTTCACTTCCCGCAGACCTTCGCGACGTCTCACACATGTTCATCGTGTCTGCTATGAACAAAGACGTAAAGACATTTGACAGCATGGTAGGCATGCTTCGCTATCACATGTATCAGCACATATTGGTGGCAAATGCTGGTGAGTTTGGTGGATCGACGGCGCAAGCTCCATATGAACAGGAGCACAAACGTCTAATATCTCACAACCACGGCTCCGACCAGATTAGCGTAAGTGTGTTCGATGTCGACATAAATCACTTTGGCCCAAATTTGCAAGCAACGAAAGTTACGTTGGATCCAAGTGGGAAGAAGAAGCGTATCGGTAAGACGCCACCTGCCGGTCTGATGCGCGATAGCGTCCAGTAA